One Phaseolus vulgaris cultivar G19833 chromosome 11, P. vulgaris v2.0, whole genome shotgun sequence genomic window carries:
- the LOC137820394 gene encoding protein SAWADEE HOMEODOMAIN HOMOLOG 2 isoform X2: protein MRISRDSYIYTSPTSYLSPASAPLFLFFLLFANTNKGFNFQHPQNPSTLFSLPNTNFLSVCFVFGFSLIMGRPPSNGGPAFRFTPAEVGEMEVILQEHENAMPAREILTALAEKFSESPDRKGRITVQMKQVWNWFQNKRYAIRAKSSKTPGKLNITPMPRDDTTPVRTVPQQPAAAPIPSASVAAVLPAVKATPDNPVMEFEAKSGRDGAWYDVSTFLSHRYLETNDPEVLVRFAGFGPEEDEWINIRRHVRPRSLPCESSECVVVIPGDLILCFQEGKEQALYFDAHVLDAQRRRHDVRGCRCRFLVRYDHDQSEDAQDLINGATTNGIERIDSKKEDKFFGRKYKSNPL from the exons ATGAGAATCTCGCGGGACAGCTATATATATACATCACCAACATCGTACCTGTCACCTGCGTCTGCTCCTCTATTTCTCTTCTTCCTTCTGTTCGCAAACACAAATAAAGGTTTCAACTTTCAACATCCTCAAAATCCAAGTACCCTTTTTTCTCTTCCCAACACAAACTTTCTTTCTGTGTGCTTcgtttttgggttttctttgATCATGGGTCGCCCACCCAGTAATGGAGGCCCAGCCTTTCGCTTCACTCCGGCTGAG GTAGGAGAAATGGAAGTTATTCTTCAAGAACATGAGAATGCAATGCCAGCACGTGAAATTCTTACAGCTCTTGCAGAGAAGTTCAG TGAATCACCAGATCGTAAAGGCAGGATTACAGTGCAAATGAAACAA GTTTGGAATTGGTTTCAAAATAAGCGGTATGCAATAAGAGCAAAATCAAGTAAGACTCCTGGAAAGTTAAATATTACACCTATGCCTCGGGATGATACAACCCCGGTAAGGACTGTGCCTCAGCAACCAGCAGCTGCTCCAATTCCTTCTGCTTCTGTTGCAGCAG TTTTGCCAGCAGTAAAAGCAACTCCAGATAATCCTGTTATGGAATTCGAAGCTAAATCTGGAAGGGATGGAGCATG GTATGATGTTTCTACCTTTCTATCACACAGATATTTGGAGACCAATGATCCG GAAGTGCTGGTACGATTTGCTGGTTTTGGGCCTGAGGAAGATGAGTGGATTAACATTCGAAGGCATGTCAGACCGCGCTCTTTGCCGTGTGAATCATCAGAATGTGTTGTAGTAATCCCGGGTGATCTCATACTTTGTTTTCAG GAAGGTAAGGAGCAAGCCCTATATTTTGATGCCCATGTACTTGATGCTCAAAGACGGAGGCATGATGTAAGAGGCTGTCGTTGTAGATTTTTGGTCCGCTATGATCATGATCAATCAGAg GATGCCCAAGATCTAATTAATGGAGCCACCACAAATGGGATTGAACGAATTGATAGTAAGAAAGAAGACAAATTCTTtggcagaaaatataaaagcaaCCCACTTTGA
- the LOC137820394 gene encoding protein SAWADEE HOMEODOMAIN HOMOLOG 2 isoform X1 — translation MRISRDSYIYTSPTSYLSPASAPLFLFFLLFANTNKGFNFQHPQNPSTLFSLPNTNFLSVCFVFGFSLIMGRPPSNGGPAFRFTPAEVGEMEVILQEHENAMPAREILTALAEKFSESPDRKGRITVQMKQVWNWFQNKRYAIRAKSSKTPGKLNITPMPRDDTTPVRTVPQQPAAAPIPSASVAAVLPAVKATPDNPVMEFEAKSGRDGAWYDVSTFLSHRYLETNDPEVLVRFAGFGPEEDEWINIRRHVRPRSLPCESSECVVVIPGDLILCFQEGKEQALYFDAHVLDAQRRRHDVRGCRCRFLVRYDHDQSEEIVPLRKICRRPETDYRLQQLHAVNEAAPVDQQKIGMDPSVPKQLIAASIHMEIPVMQTNVPQTPQGMDMDVDQKKAETNTDVPAGNSTTTPGNTPFTSIITTSNVPQVTSQTQDMVE, via the exons ATGAGAATCTCGCGGGACAGCTATATATATACATCACCAACATCGTACCTGTCACCTGCGTCTGCTCCTCTATTTCTCTTCTTCCTTCTGTTCGCAAACACAAATAAAGGTTTCAACTTTCAACATCCTCAAAATCCAAGTACCCTTTTTTCTCTTCCCAACACAAACTTTCTTTCTGTGTGCTTcgtttttgggttttctttgATCATGGGTCGCCCACCCAGTAATGGAGGCCCAGCCTTTCGCTTCACTCCGGCTGAG GTAGGAGAAATGGAAGTTATTCTTCAAGAACATGAGAATGCAATGCCAGCACGTGAAATTCTTACAGCTCTTGCAGAGAAGTTCAG TGAATCACCAGATCGTAAAGGCAGGATTACAGTGCAAATGAAACAA GTTTGGAATTGGTTTCAAAATAAGCGGTATGCAATAAGAGCAAAATCAAGTAAGACTCCTGGAAAGTTAAATATTACACCTATGCCTCGGGATGATACAACCCCGGTAAGGACTGTGCCTCAGCAACCAGCAGCTGCTCCAATTCCTTCTGCTTCTGTTGCAGCAG TTTTGCCAGCAGTAAAAGCAACTCCAGATAATCCTGTTATGGAATTCGAAGCTAAATCTGGAAGGGATGGAGCATG GTATGATGTTTCTACCTTTCTATCACACAGATATTTGGAGACCAATGATCCG GAAGTGCTGGTACGATTTGCTGGTTTTGGGCCTGAGGAAGATGAGTGGATTAACATTCGAAGGCATGTCAGACCGCGCTCTTTGCCGTGTGAATCATCAGAATGTGTTGTAGTAATCCCGGGTGATCTCATACTTTGTTTTCAG GAAGGTAAGGAGCAAGCCCTATATTTTGATGCCCATGTACTTGATGCTCAAAGACGGAGGCATGATGTAAGAGGCTGTCGTTGTAGATTTTTGGTCCGCTATGATCATGATCAATCAGAg GAAATCGTGCCGCTTAGGAAGATTTGCCGCAGGCCCGAAACTGATTACCGGTTACAGCAACTTCATGCTGTGAATGAGGCAGCACCTGTGGATCAGCAGAAAATTGGGATGGATCCATCAGTACCAAAGCAGCTGATTGCAGCAAGCATTCATATGGAGATTCCTGTTATGCAAACAAATGTTCCTCAAACTCCACAAGGTATGGATATGGATGTAGATCAAAAGAAAGCTGAAACAAATACTGATGTTCCAGCAGGAAACTCTACCACCACCCCAGGGAATACCCCATTCACTAGTATCATTACTACAAGCAATGTTCCTCAAGTCACTAGTCAGACTCAGGACATGGTTGAATGA